Proteins encoded in a region of the Paenibacillus sp. W2I17 genome:
- a CDS encoding carbohydrate ABC transporter permease, with product MEKRNATSAKPTAPHSPKVKVRMESLTQIRKIILTLLMSGFALLMIMPFIWMISTSFKSPADVFTYPIQWIPSSLNWEHHIKVWSGADTFATYYLNSLKISLISTVGAVFLSAFAAYGFARIQFKGRETLFLIYLSMMMVPPQVLFVPKFLMFEWVGIYNTHWALILPGMFTIFGVFMLRQFFLSVPSEISEAAFIDGAGHLRIFFRLILPLAKPALATLAIIDFSWHWNDYENALVFLIDKDLYTVPLGLQNFILENNVDYNGMMAAATAGIIPMIIVFLVGQHYIIQGVAGSAVKG from the coding sequence ATGGAAAAACGAAATGCCACGAGCGCAAAGCCCACAGCTCCGCATTCACCTAAAGTTAAAGTCCGCATGGAGTCCTTAACGCAGATTCGAAAAATCATACTGACACTTCTGATGTCCGGTTTTGCCTTGCTGATGATTATGCCGTTCATCTGGATGATCAGCACATCGTTCAAATCTCCTGCGGACGTATTCACCTATCCCATCCAGTGGATACCCTCCAGCCTGAACTGGGAGCATCATATCAAGGTCTGGAGCGGAGCGGATACTTTTGCGACATATTATCTGAACTCGTTGAAAATATCACTAATTAGCACGGTCGGAGCTGTATTTCTCTCAGCTTTTGCAGCCTATGGCTTCGCACGGATTCAATTCAAAGGTCGGGAGACGCTGTTCCTGATCTATCTCTCGATGATGATGGTGCCTCCGCAGGTGCTCTTTGTACCGAAGTTTCTGATGTTTGAGTGGGTCGGCATATATAACACACATTGGGCATTGATCCTGCCTGGAATGTTCACGATCTTTGGGGTGTTTATGCTGCGGCAATTCTTCCTGTCCGTGCCTTCAGAGATCTCGGAAGCGGCGTTCATCGATGGTGCCGGTCACCTGCGCATATTCTTCAGGCTGATTCTGCCCTTGGCAAAGCCTGCACTGGCTACCCTGGCGATCATCGATTTCTCCTGGCACTGGAATGACTATGAGAATGCGCTCGTGTTCCTGATCGACAAAGACTTGTACACCGTTCCGCTCGGACTGCAGAACTTTATTCTGGAGAACAATGTAGATTACAACGGCATGATGGCCGCTGCCACGGCAGGCATTATTCCGATGATCATCGTTTTCC